The genomic segment TAGGATCGTCTGAATTCAATTTTTTCTTAGGCTTCACTCGCTCATAGGAGGTTAAATCAGTTGCATCTATTGCTATAACTTTTGTATCCATTAGCCCCAGTTCCATAGCTTTATCGACCAAATCAAAGTAGATTTTTTGCAAAAAACCATTTTCATTCAAGATATTAAAGTATCGACTAAAAGTTGCTTCACTGGGTACTTTTCCAATAATGTTGAATCCACAGGCATATCTAAGCACTGGATCAGTAACCAATCTTCTGACCAGAGCAGCCCTGGTAGGAATTTGTTCAATCTGTTGGGCAAGCAATGCTCTAACAATAGGAATCAGATCGTATCCCTTTGGGCCTCGTCCGAATCTTGGTAAAAGTTTTGTTGCTTCCGAAAGATCTATATTTTCAAAAATTAATTCAAGTTTTGTTTTTGGCTGTAATGCTATTATATTTTCAAAGGATAATAAAGATTGTTGTCGAATATACATAAAGTGACTTCCCCTCCTTTTGGGTAATTTTTGGTTTGGTTACTAAATATATTCGACATAAGGAGGGGAAGTCATTTTTTATGCCTAAAAAACTATTGATATTTCTAAGGTTAGAAATATGAAATTAGCTTATATATTTTTGGGGTTATAAAGGGACTTTTAGGACAGCCCCTTTAAAACCTTTATCTTATTTACTTATAAATCACCACAGCAGAGATAGCTGGAACAGTTACTGCACCATCACTTAATACTACTTCTGTATCAGTTAATGGAGTTACTCCAGCATTCTTGCCATCAACAACTACCTTCCAGCTGGAATCTACACCATCAATTTGTACAGTCTTTGGCTCACGATTAGCATTATAAATTACTACAATCTCTTTCCAATCATCTTCTCCATCCTGTTCTTCCAATCTATAAGCAATCAGAAAATCAATATCCTCTTTTATAAAGGTCAATCCTTTTTTGATTTCTTCCATAGTCTCCATTCTGAAAGCTTCATGGGCTTTTCTCAGTTCAATCAGGCCTTTGTAATAGTTAAAGACATCAGCATATTTTTCTTTTCTTGACCAATCAATCTGATTGGTTAAATCACCAGAATCATAACTATTATGGTCCACACCGTATTCTTTATTATCAGGATCGGGTTTGCTTCTAAGCATCTCTTCACCGCCGTGGAGGAATGCTTTACCCTGGGAAGTAAGAATCATAGCCGCAGCCAATTTATTGACCCGAATCCGCTCTTCTTCAGTATAGCCTGGTGTAGAACCTACAATTTTATCCCATATAGTGTAACCATCATGGCAGTTGACATAAGTGATGGTCTCCTCCGGATCATCAGCAAACCGATGATAAAAACCTTTATCAACAGGCATTTCAGATTCATAATCAACCATACCAGCAATGATTCCTGCCCTGATTAAAGCTTCCTTATGCGGATTAGCTGCCTGGAGAAATGCCCCTTCAGGAAGTGGTGATGCAAAATATTCATGTTTCATGGCATCACGTAAAGTATCATTGAAGACAGCTATTGCATGTTCCATCTCTAACAAACTGTGATTGACAGGACTTGCCTTGATATATCTCTCAGTCTCCGGCAGAGTACCCATATTCCAACCTTCACCGTGAAGCACAATATCAGGATTAATAGCACGGAGAGTTTCAGCAATCTTATGCATTGTTGTTTCATCATGTAATCCCATTAAATCAAAGCGGAATCCATCTACATGATATTCTTCTACCCAATACTTAGTAGATTCAATCATAAACTTTCTCCACATCTTTCTCTCAGAAGCAGTATCATTTCCACATCCAGAACCGCTGGTAAAGTTTCCATTTGCATTGCGGCGGTAATAATAGTTTGGAACAATATCTTCAAAAATGTCAGTTTTAGCTGTATGGTTATAAACTACATCTAAAATTACACCAATACCTGCATCATGTAAAGCTTTAATCAACTGCTTCAATTCTTTAATTCTCAAGTGAGGATCATCAGGATTTAAAGAATACCATCCTTCTGGAGTATTGTAGTTATGCGGGTCATAGCCCCAGTTATAATTGGCTTCCCCAGCACTTCCTTTGTTTTCAAAAGATCTATCATATTCATTACCATAGTAGAAGTTTTGCACAGGCTGCAACTGAACATGGGTAATACCCAATTCTACTAAATGAGGAATCTTTTCAATAAAGCCAACATAGGTTCCCCGTTTTTCAGGGCTTACACCGGAATTTTCAGCAATGGTAAAATCACGTACAGAAATTTCATAGATGATTACATCTTCCTGATCCTTTAGCTTAACATAAGTATCATTTTCCCAACCTTCCGGGTCAGTCCGATCCAGATCAACAATGGCACCTTTACCCACTTTATCAGGCCCATTGGAATCAAATCCAGCCATAGATCTGGCATATGGATCGAGAACTCTCTTAGTCTTTCCACCATTGGTAACAGCATACTGATAGAATTTACCCAAAAGATCACCTTCAACAGTTACAGTCCAAACACCTTTCTCTCCTCTAACCATATCAATAGTCTGATCAGGTTCTAAAGCTTTGCCATCTTCAAATAAAAGCAATTTAACATCAGTTGCAACAGGTGCCCATAATTTGAAGGTGGTTGCCTTAGGAGTATAGAAATTACCCAATTCACCATCATAAGCAAAATACTTATCAATAACTTCTGGTCCCAGAACGGTCTGGGCAGTCATTTTTCCAATTTCAACATTATAAGTCTTAGTCAGATCCAGATCTTCACGAACAGTAACCAGATAAATAGGTTCTCTAGATGTATCCAGTTTCGCCAATGGAACAAACTTCTTCCCATCTTTAATATAGATAGGTTCTTTGATGGCAGCCCTTACGCGGATTTCAATCTCTCTTGGCCCAACAATAACAGCACTTTCAATCTTGTTACTCATAGCCTTAAAAGCAGCAAGACGACTGGTATAGGCAGTAATATCACCAGATACGGCCCAGATTTCTTTATTCTCATCAGGATTTGGGTATTCACGATCCGGTTGTGGATCTTTTATATCTCCTTTATGAATGATGAAATTTAAATCTCCTACACCCTCATTATATGGAATATCCCAATAAGCTCCATAAGTATCAAACCCAGTAATAGGAACAGCATTAGTCCACTCTACAGGCTCACCGGCATAACCTTTACCCCAAAGATGTAACCCCCAACCATCATAATTACCATCAAACCGGTGATAATGCAAACGCACATGACCTTCTGGTACAGGAGGAATGTTCAATTTCTCCATCCCCAGAGCATTTAATGCCTCATCCAGAGTAAGATAAGCTGTAATATCTCCCGTTACACAGAAAATTTCTCTGTTTTTATCCGGGTCTGGATATTGACGATCCGGTTGAGGATCTTTAAGATTTCCCTTATGTATTATAAAGTTTAAATCTCCAACCCCTTCTTTATAAGGAATATCCCAATATACACCGTAATCATGAATACCATTGAAGGGAACAGCATTCATCCAATCAACAGGTGGTCCATCATATCCAGCTCCCCAGAGGTGTAATCCCCAACCTTCATAATCCTGGTCAGTACGAATATAATGAAGGCGTACATGTCCCTCTGGAATTGGTGGAACTGCCAGATAAACGGTTTCAGATTTGGTAACATTAGTAACAGCAGTCTCAGTAGTTTTTTCCTCTTCATTTGCAGTTTTTGCTGTAATAGCTAAACTAATCTCAACCTCTACCTTATCTTTGGCTATTACTGTTACTTGCTGGGTTATAGATACTCCATCTTTGGTGACAGTTAATTCTTTACTACCTTCTTCAACAATAATTTCAAATTTACCATCTTCATTGGTAATAACCACCTGATCATCAACTGCAACGGTAGCTCCTACAACAGGTTCTCCATCTCCATTTACAACCTTTCCGACAATCATTCCTGCTCTGTCCGAATCCTTACAAGCGGCCAATCCGACAATAAGTATCAGACAGAGCACTGCCGTTAAAATTTTTCTTACCATTTTTTTCTTCCTCCTCCTTAAAATAAGATATTTTTGTGCAAACGATTGCATAATAAAATTATTACCATTGTTAATATTCATTATTTTTTGAAAAAATCCTGCTATATTTTTAATATCTCTACTAAAATTCATTTTTCCATTCCCAAAAAAACAAAATGCCCTTTGGGCACAATTTTATTTTACTGCAAAAAGCTAATTTTTCGCTTTGTGAAGAAATTTTTCGAACTATCTAATGTTCGAACTCAGTCGAAATAAGGCACACTAATCAACGAGTCCTTATGACCCGTAATCAGCTCATCATATCCTGTAATAAGGCCATTCTTTTCAATCTCACTAAGATGGTTTAACGAAAAATTTCTATATCGCTCAAAATTATTTTTTTGCAGTTTAAGATATTATCTATACAAAATGTTATCTACAACCTGTAAAAAGTATAATTTCCTGATGTTGTAATGAAAAATTAGAAAATAATACTCTCTCACCAATAATTAAACTTTCGAATAGAATTATAGTACAAAAATTTTAAAGGGGTGAAGATAATGAAGTATATTGTTCGGCCTGGTGATACTTTATATCTAATTGCCCGGCGATTTGGACTAACCTTAAACCAACTACTGGGTGCCAATCCCCAGATTACTAATCCCAATATAATCTTCGTTGGTCAACGAATCAACATACCTATAGTATTTCTTACTTATATCGTAGAGCCTGGAGATACATTATACCTGATTGCTCAACGATTTGGATTAACTTTAAGACAATTGCTGGCTGCCAACCCCCAGATTCCCGATCCCAACATAATTTTTGTTGATCAACCAATCAATATTCCCAGATTAGTTGCTACTTCAGCAATCTGGCCATATACCGTGCAGCCCGGAGATACACTGTTTCACATTGCCCGACGTTTCGGTACCAGCGTTAAGGCCATTTTGCAATTTAATCCTTCCATTACTAATCCTGATTTAATCTTTCCAGGCCAGAGAATTCTAATTCCGCTAGGAGTGGTAAAACTTCCAGATGGGTGTATCGTCTATATCAAAGATAGAGAAATCTGGCGAAGTGATACTTTGGGAAGAAATAAAGTTCAACTTACAAAAAAAAATGCACCTGTCACCGCACCCAGATGGTCTTTTGATGGTAAGTTGATTGCCTATCTGGATTCAGCTAAAGGCTTAATTGTGATCAACTCATGTGGTGAAGAAGTGATGCAGTTGGCAGATGAGATAGATTTTTATGCGTGGTCTAATGATGGTACCCGAATCGCTTATTCCAATGAGGACGGTACATTTATCGTTAATCTACAAGGTCATAAACAAAAAGTTACAAGTAACCTCTTCAATCCAGTCTGGTTTCCGGGAGATCAACGTCTGGCTGGCTACACTCTAGTTGAAGATATTAGATTTCCAATACTGGCTTCCGTCGATATAACTGGCGAAAACTTTAAGACTTACTTTGAACCAATTGTTCCTGCTTTTGAAATCAAAATTTCACCAGACGGGCGTTATGCATTAACTCAATTACGCCAAGGTTTCCCCTTTGGCATGTTTTCCGGTGTCTGGGTTTATAATTTTGCTACCAATCAACTGGTTCAATTACCGGGATTTAAAGTAGAAGTAATCCCTTTTTATACTCTAGATCTGAGTTTTATTGGAGGCTGGGCACCCGATTCCTCCCGGCTGGTATATACTACCCTGGTTGAAGAAAACGGCCTCGGAGAGATTCGAATTGCCACACCTGGGGGAAGAATCCAACAGGCCCTGGTCGTTGGGTTTGATCCGCAAGTAATTTGGGGACCATTCAATGAGTGGATAATTTATTCCGTTGCTAAAGAACCCTATGTTAACGCTCCTAGAGATATTTATATTCTTAACACACAGACCAGGCAGGAGATCAAAGTAACAAAAGAGGGACAGAATTTCTCACCTGATTGGAGTCACATACCATGTCCAGACTGTGGTTAGGGAAAATTGAAAAAGTAAAAAAATAACTCACCAGGACATCCTGGTGAGTTAGATTTTCTTTTAAAGCAGCAAAGCTTTATATTAAAATGATTCGCAATCTACCAATAGATTATTCAACAATATTATCCTTCCATACTTCCTCTAAAATTTCCATCATCCGTTCTGCTACCCGCTCAAGAATTCTTTCCCCTTTCTCCCGACTGGCCTTGGTAGCATCACCGGATAAAGCATGTTCATAACTAATCTTGCCAATATTTTTTCGCTTGATATTGGCAATCAATTTTTTGTTATTTGCTTTAGCAAGACTCATATCACAATAAGGTTCAGCTACAGCCAATACTGCAGAAGTTTCATCTTCCCCGGCATGGCCTTGCCCTTCACAAATTTCTAAAATTTCTTCCCTAAAATCAATCCACCAATTAAAAGTTATTACCTGTCCTCCATAATC from the Anoxybacter fermentans genome contains:
- a CDS encoding transposase — its product is MYIRQQSLLSFENIIALQPKTKLELIFENIDLSEATKLLPRFGRGPKGYDLIPIVRALLAQQIEQIPTRAALVRRLVTDPVLRYACGFNIIGKVPSEATFSRYFNILNENGFLQKIYFDLVDKAMELGLMDTKVIAIDATDLTSYERVKPKKKLNSDDPNTPDWGSKMDSHGNQKTWVGWKLHLAVDNKSELPLAFMFSKASKADGEFAIPLVDQVYEQCKAKEYELPQYWTMDSGYDWKRIYEEIYNTYIRLSNYSD
- the pulA gene encoding type I pullulanase; translated protein: MVRKILTAVLCLILIVGLAACKDSDRAGMIVGKVVNGDGEPVVGATVAVDDQVVITNEDGKFEIIVEEGSKELTVTKDGVSITQQVTVIAKDKVEVEISLAITAKTANEEEKTTETAVTNVTKSETVYLAVPPIPEGHVRLHYIRTDQDYEGWGLHLWGAGYDGPPVDWMNAVPFNGIHDYGVYWDIPYKEGVGDLNFIIHKGNLKDPQPDRQYPDPDKNREIFCVTGDITAYLTLDEALNALGMEKLNIPPVPEGHVRLHYHRFDGNYDGWGLHLWGKGYAGEPVEWTNAVPITGFDTYGAYWDIPYNEGVGDLNFIIHKGDIKDPQPDREYPNPDENKEIWAVSGDITAYTSRLAAFKAMSNKIESAVIVGPREIEIRVRAAIKEPIYIKDGKKFVPLAKLDTSREPIYLVTVREDLDLTKTYNVEIGKMTAQTVLGPEVIDKYFAYDGELGNFYTPKATTFKLWAPVATDVKLLLFEDGKALEPDQTIDMVRGEKGVWTVTVEGDLLGKFYQYAVTNGGKTKRVLDPYARSMAGFDSNGPDKVGKGAIVDLDRTDPEGWENDTYVKLKDQEDVIIYEISVRDFTIAENSGVSPEKRGTYVGFIEKIPHLVELGITHVQLQPVQNFYYGNEYDRSFENKGSAGEANYNWGYDPHNYNTPEGWYSLNPDDPHLRIKELKQLIKALHDAGIGVILDVVYNHTAKTDIFEDIVPNYYYRRNANGNFTSGSGCGNDTASERKMWRKFMIESTKYWVEEYHVDGFRFDLMGLHDETTMHKIAETLRAINPDIVLHGEGWNMGTLPETERYIKASPVNHSLLEMEHAIAVFNDTLRDAMKHEYFASPLPEGAFLQAANPHKEALIRAGIIAGMVDYESEMPVDKGFYHRFADDPEETITYVNCHDGYTIWDKIVGSTPGYTEEERIRVNKLAAAMILTSQGKAFLHGGEEMLRSKPDPDNKEYGVDHNSYDSGDLTNQIDWSRKEKYADVFNYYKGLIELRKAHEAFRMETMEEIKKGLTFIKEDIDFLIAYRLEEQDGEDDWKEIVVIYNANREPKTVQIDGVDSSWKVVVDGKNAGVTPLTDTEVVLSDGAVTVPAISAVVIYK
- a CDS encoding LysM peptidoglycan-binding domain-containing protein translates to MKYIVRPGDTLYLIARRFGLTLNQLLGANPQITNPNIIFVGQRINIPIVFLTYIVEPGDTLYLIAQRFGLTLRQLLAANPQIPDPNIIFVDQPINIPRLVATSAIWPYTVQPGDTLFHIARRFGTSVKAILQFNPSITNPDLIFPGQRILIPLGVVKLPDGCIVYIKDREIWRSDTLGRNKVQLTKKNAPVTAPRWSFDGKLIAYLDSAKGLIVINSCGEEVMQLADEIDFYAWSNDGTRIAYSNEDGTFIVNLQGHKQKVTSNLFNPVWFPGDQRLAGYTLVEDIRFPILASVDITGENFKTYFEPIVPAFEIKISPDGRYALTQLRQGFPFGMFSGVWVYNFATNQLVQLPGFKVEVIPFYTLDLSFIGGWAPDSSRLVYTTLVEENGLGEIRIATPGGRIQQALVVGFDPQVIWGPFNEWIIYSVAKEPYVNAPRDIYILNTQTRQEIKVTKEGQNFSPDWSHIPCPDCG